Proteins from a genomic interval of Rosa chinensis cultivar Old Blush chromosome 2, RchiOBHm-V2, whole genome shotgun sequence:
- the LOC112189099 gene encoding myb-related protein 308 has translation MVRAPFYDKSGVKKGAWSAEEDDKLRAYIQSYGHWNWRQLPKFAGIQRCGKSCRLRWKNYLQPGVKHGDYTEEEEALIIKLHEQLGNKWSMIAAKLPGRTDNEIKNHWHTHMKKKKKKRTKEQQNQASSGQVVLLKDHQQSSDDHEYSSSNSDNQLGAHESATHNCNHANSLQLLHYPQILESSPVVSRESTFSSSTSSAKYFSSSSSSSSSSSPNNHEARGSTVIMNYLGDQDIVMVSSSETMILDQEYSAGDFWTKPFLQDNTCIESDTISSSSSYLLSYDEGMDLFYQVMPTLQEGS, from the exons ATGGTGAGAGCTCCGTTCTATGACAAAAGTGGCGTAAAGAAAGGGGCATGGAGTGCCGAAGAAGACGATAAGTTGAGAGCTTATATCCAAAGCTATGGCCATTGGAACTGGCGTCAACTACCGAAATTTGCTG GTATACAAAGGTGCGGGAAAAGTTGCAGACTAAGATGGAAGAACTACCTTCAACCAGGTGTAAAACATGGAGATTacactgaagaagaagaggctttAATCATCAAACTACATGAACAACTTGGGAATAA ATGGTCGATGATTGCTGCAAAATTACCAGGAAGAACTGACAATGAAATAAAAAACCATTGGCAcacccacatgaagaagaagaagaagaagcgcaCAAAAGAACAGCAAAATCAAGCATCATCTGGTCAAGTGGTACTTCTAAAAGATCATCAGCAGTCTTCTGATGATCACGAGTACTCATCAAGCAATTCAGACAATCAATTAGGGGCTCATGAAAGTGCTACTCATAATTGTAATCATGCTAATTCTCTACAACTACTTCATTAtccccaaattttggagagctCCCCTGTAGTATCCCGTGAGTCAACATTTTCCAGTAGTACTAGTTCAGCAAAgtatttctcctcctcctcctcctcctcatcctcaAGCTCCCCTAATAATCATGAAGCACGAGGTTCTACCGTGATCATGAACTATCTTGGTGATCAAGATATTGTCATGGTTTCATCATCAGAAACAATGATATTAGATCAAGAATACAGTGCTGGTGATTTTTGGACCAAACCGTTTCTACAGGACAATACATGTATCGAAAGTGACACtatatcatcttcatcatcgtATTTATTGTCCTATGATGAAGGCATGGATTTGTTCTACCAGGTCATGCCAACACTGCAAGAGGGTAGTTGA